The stretch of DNA ATGTTTTTTAAAGTAATTATCTTACTGAGTTACGAACTAACTTCATTTTATGGCACTgtccgtccctagagcaagtggcaaaaagtttGGTGGTCGGTACCTGaaactcaagttcgaatcctagttgatttacatttttagctaagtttatttctaaatgaaataaatgaagtagGTAACGTGcttcctatctctctcaaaaaaaaaaacctcattttATGGCCACCTTTTTGTGTTGTGACAAGCAAATTACAGTATTTGTGTCCCATTCAATAGCACCTaaacttaatttatattttgcatAAATTCCTAGATTAGGTGTCAATTAATGTAATTTGATAGCAGCTGCTAATATAAAACTTGATTTATCTTAGCCTAGTGGTTGAATTTTGGTTTTTACAGCAGACATTCACTACCACATCTTCTGATATCATAATCTCGGAGTGTTATACCTCACCtctctttatatttttgtatcatttATTTCAACTTTATATTTGGTCTTATTAGGAAGTCTTAAGTCGAGACAcgacaaataattatttaacataCTTTATTGCTTACTTTAAGGATTTGATATTTGGCGTGGGAGGTCTAAAAGtgaatatatttttcaaaaattatgaacGAAATAgatagctttttatttttctctcaaaaaaataaacttaatcaAGTACTTAATGTGATACGCTGGTCTTTATTGTCTAGTGCCCTGATTTTATTCACGGGTGAATGCTTTTAACTTTGctttagggcctgtttgtttcgacggaagtggggtggaagtgagACAGggaaagtgattttcggtgaaaactaaccacttccgctgtttggttcaccgtaagtttattacgcccgaaagttcagttcacccaaaataaggaacttgacttcgccctctcatggggcgaagtcaatttcggtgaagtgaaaaaaaggcaagaatggattaatgtgttagggttacctcttcatttcatccaaatatattcaattgtgaaaataattaaattttttattttgattgtatgtctaaaatatgatcaaatttgattaggtaagctttaatatattttttgtttaatttgtatatttagaaaatgatgaaaaataaatttgttaaatgttaataattttttaactttagaattttatttgttgcattattataatttatatgcaaacaaataatataattttttaaaattttattttataattatacatatatataattatatacatatataattatattaatttttatttattataatttattattcacaataagttataaaatagacaataatatcactttggaggtaagtataccgggggtggagagctacactttttacgtcatctacttcctaccaaacaaacaacagaactcgcagaactgcacttccacagttaaaaacaaacagcagaagttaactaattttcaccccaactccacttcaacccaaagtccacttccaccccaagtctacttacgttgaaacgAACATGCCCTtaacgaagagagagagagagagagagagagagagagagagtgagtgaaaGCTCAATATTCTAATTGATACTTGTATCCTAAGCAATTCCCACTGTTCCAGCCAAAGTAACATGGGAAGATGATATCTATTACTAATATTCCCCGTtagacaaaaatgaaaaaaagactAATAAGTGCCTTATCTCTGGGCAACAATTAATTAGTAGAATTCTTAGTacattaaaactttatttttagaAGTTCAAATGTTTATTTTATCTACTAGTAAGTATAAATATTGTAGCTTCTATTTGTCAAATGAAGATATATTTACCAAAATGAGATCAAGCGAGTGTCAAGTTCAATGTGTACATAGCCGTTACAATTATTAGCAAAGGAGAGATAAAAATCTAAAGATTAGGTTATGGTCCATCTCTTTGGATTCTCTACCGCAGACCTAGCTATTTGGTCAAGCAAGGTGCCCACTCAACTATACAAAAAGGACCACCCTACCACTTTCCCTGTTCCACTGAGATAttggtgcatttttttttttttatttttaaaagataggtagcacgttatccgcttcgcttatttaatttaaaaataaacttagctgaaaatatgaatcaactaggattcgaacttgggacttcgGGTGCCAACCATCAGGGACGAAGCCAGAATTCAATCACAAGGGAAGCcaaaatatgtacaaataaaaagtttagcagataaataaaattttaactactcaaatttttaataaaaaaatttagtgattagataattaatgttaaaaaatattaaatttatttttttaatttacactcgcttaacttctaattattttatttgcattatttcattcaaataatttaagaattttactaaatctaatagcaatttagttagaatttaatttttttaaatttttgttaataaaataataacaaccaatGACTAATATCTAacagagctattaaatttagcatactattttatttagttaaataaattagctcatcaaaataattgaaaagttaagaatgtataaataaaatatttaaagttgaaaggacttatttcaaaatgcactataattaaaaggttcttaatatattttcacctataaaacacataagaagagagagagagctctataTTAGCACTAAAAACTTTTTACAAAATAGgccgatatattttaaaaattaactaaaaatatataaactaccaaaggactataaagtaaatattaaaaagttgaaGAGGGCCATGGCTCCTTTGGGTCTATATATGGGCTGTCCCTGTGCGTAAGCCTTAGAGTCTTGGCCCACAAGCCAacaattcttttaaaaaaaaatttactttggtCGCctaaatttacaatattttaatttttttaatagcttaCTAGTGGATTgttctgtaattttaaaaatgtgggggggccatggccattGTCGGCCCTCACATGGCTCCGTCTCtgccaaccactaagccctttaccacttgttcTAGAGATGGTCGATGAAATGGTGCATCTTAAAAGGTCTTTGGTAGTTCCCACATGACAACTTGTTCTTGTTTCGACCATAAGTTCGCATTGTCTCAAAAAGAAGCTAAGAATTTATTATAGCAATGTCTCGAAAATACAGTTGAGAATTTACATAATGTTCGGAGACTTATCATACGCTTGGTTCAGTTTTTAAAACGATTTTTTTACTCTGCAGAGGCAATCCCGCATTTGATAAGCGAAGGGTGTggcatttttttctctcttctaaaAGCAAAAAATTCAATCTGAAACTTCTAATTACAGTGCAGATTAAGGCCACAAGATTAGAAAGGATTTTTACGTACGTAGTAGAAGTGATCTTATCAAGCCAAATGAGAAAATACACgacctttcttcttcttttcccatttttttttttgtttccaaatttctctctcctcctccacaATAACTCCAAATCCAACGGAATCTCGGGTACACGGAGTCGAGCTCTGTAGAAAGAGGCAAAACTAAAGCTTATATCTCCACGTACGCGATGCAATATGAGTTATAGTTAAAGACTAAAATATTCAAAGTTCAGGGACCAGGTTGCAATATTGCCCGATACTACGAACCACTCACCGTACATTGGGCCTTTTAAACTTGACACTCGGGGGTGCGTACATTGACTAGACGCAACAGTATAATTCTGAGCCCAGCCCATTGTACCTATTCAAGCCCACTAGTAAATGGGCCTAAAATCAATTGATCCGGCCCAAAGTCAATCGAGCTCGAGGAATTTCCACAGTATTCATAGCCGTTCgttattatttgaaatattttttaacaaattaattataaccaTTCGTATggtatattcttttattcttttttcgaTTCTGCCtgtcaattataaaaattcctatacgcttttatatatagtataaattaatcataaccgtttgttcttatttgagatttttttaattaagtgatcATATCCGTTCATAGAAAATAtaggaaatattttttattcctttttagattattttatacataaataagaatgttattttttaacagattaattataaccattcgttcttatttgagattttttttttaattaaatcatatacGTTGGTAGGAAATATAAAGaatgttttttaatttatttatagattccGTTTGTTATTGTCGGaatttctatacatttttttatatagtatagatatataataatatatctactctcttcctttctctctgtatatatatatatacaataatacAACAATCCAAAACAGTTGTTTCAAAGGCGGGTTTGATACGATTCGACCCGCAAAGCCGGTTTTTAAATGGACCGGACCAAATTTTTACTATGGCCGAGGCCCAGGACAAACCTACTGCCCCATCTCGCCGACCCCTTTAAAACTCCTCCCTCGCGGCCGattccaaaccctagcctaCCTCCCCGCCGTCCTCTTCTTCTCTCGATTCTCCATTCGTTCGTTCCCCTCTTCTCCACGCTGGTAAGCTTAATATCTTGCACGATCTACGATTGCCTCTTCTTCTCTCGATTCTCTACGCAGGTGAGCTTAATATCTTGCACGATCTACGATTGCTACGATTGTTACCTGTTTAAGTGGTTATTTGTAGATTAGATCAGTGTTATTTCCCCCTGTTTTTTTGGAGGTGGCAGCGCGTGATCTACTTGTAGATTATTTCCTTGTTTTGTTTGATCACTAGTTGCATTTTTTTAGTTTGGTAACATGTGAAGTGCCACGAATTGAAGTGCTTAAGTGAGAAGCTCTGGGGCGAAGTAGAAAATTTGTAGTTTTTATAGATTTATATTGCTTTTGCTAGTTATTCAATTGAAAGCAGTTGCCTCGATATCTAATTCTGCGTTTCATCTTGGTTGAACTACATCTAGAATTTGGCATCTGtgatagagagaagttcaagtGGAGATTAGTCAAATTGTTGATCTGTAAACTTTGCACATTGATATGTAGTGGAATGTGATCTGTTGACTATGTCCTTATTAGAGATCTACGAGACCGAAATTCTTGTTTTGATAGTGGTATTTTGTTGATATGTTTGTTGGAGAATAAGTCGTAGTTTTCGTTTATTTATAactatgtttttttattttgttgaccCTTAACAAACTTACTTTTTCCTATGTATTTTTCcttaatttgtttgttattaGGCCTGTCGTGTTTGGTACTTGATGTATGCACTATAATGTGATAATTGTAGGTCTTTTGCTGGCTATTGCAATTTTTATGCTTCTCAGGTGAAATTGTTTTACGTCACACCAGATATATTATGTAATGATAATAAAATGATCTCCTTTTAACATCATGACCTTTTTTTATGTTGCTGTTTGCCTTTTACTTTGGAAATTATTTGAATGTGTTGTTACGGGAAATTTCAAACCTTGTTACTGCAATTTTACCCTGATGAACCGGTCAGTGAACAAAGTTATTCCTCATAATGGTTATTCTTTTTGCAGGAACAAGCTTCGTACTATCTGTTGTTTTTCCCTTGTTTCCTTATTTGTTTACAAGAGATTGTAACTACTTTTTGAATGCAGAATTAACTGGTGAATCAGTCAGAATGTACACCGCAAGTAAGAAAATCCAGAAGGACAAGGGCCTCGAGCCAACAGAGTTTGAGGACACTGTTGCCCAGGTTTGTCTCTCATGTTTAGACTTTTGGTTCCATTTTTATAGTTGGCTTTTAGagtctaattatataaaataatataaatggcAGGCACTCTTTGATCTGGAGAATGGAAACCAGGAACTAAAGAGCGACCTAAAAGATCTTTACATAAATTCGGCAGTGTAAGTGATGCTCCCAAATGTATTTATGATTCGGTTCTTCTACTTTGTATCCTGAGGATCTTAACTTGtttatttgcttcttttttgGTTGTACACAGTCAAATGGACGTAGCTGGCAATAAGAAGGCTGTAGTTATTCATGTGCCATATAGACTTAGGAAGTCTTTTAGGAAGATTCATGTAAGGCTTGTCAGAGAATTGGAGAAGAAGTTCAGCGGGAAGGTGAGACTAGCTTCCATTCTCAACTTCTATTTTATGGCGCTGCAATTATGAAGAAATATTTGCGACTATACTATGCATGTGTTGCATACTCTTTGTTTACTTCATTCGGTTCCTATCCAGGGAGTGTAGTTTTCCTGTTGAGTTTGTTAATGCTTCTCTTTTTTATGCGTTGAGCGTTTCACCTCTGCAaatgctttaaaattttatccttTACTTTGATTCAAATGTGGAATATGGACCTGATAATCTGGTTGGAACAATATGTCATTGTAAAGATTGTGCATTGTCAATTATTAAAAGCAGCACTACTAATCAGCAGATTTGGGCGGAAACTTGTATAAACGTGTGAAAGTGTAAATACACTATACTGTTTCCACATTTACATGCTAATTCTAACTTGCTAGTTTCTTATGATTTTCACTCTCTTTTCTGTTGTGTTTCTCTCTTTATATGCATATGATCTGAAAAAAGGTCATTTCTCATTTATCATGTATGAAACATTTCTTGCTTGGCATTTTACTTTGTCTAATAGCGGGGTCCTGAATCTCCTAAAACTTGTAGTTTTTCTTGAACCTTTGGCCTTTTATAGGATGTGATTCTCGTTGCAACAAGAAGGATAATGAGGCCGCCCAAGAAAGGCTCTGCTGTTGTGCGGCCTCGCAGTCGTACTCTCACAGCAGTTCATGAGGGCATTTTGGAGGATGTTGTATACCCAGCTGAGATTGTGGGGAAGCGCATCAGATACCGCTTGGATGGTTCAAAGATCATGAAAGTAAGggtatttcttttttatatacgTTTTTTCTTCTTAATGATCGAGGGAATCTATGTTCTTTCAGAGATTATCACAACCGTAGGATAAGAACTTAGTCCTTTGCCTTATAAACAAGTTCGTAATTCATTGGTTGTCATCATCGGCAGTTTGATTCCCATCTTCAGTTTGGTAGATCTTACATTTTAGAATCTACCTTTTGATTATTCTGGTCATAATGCAAGGCATCTTTAAATTTGCTAAAAGGTAATATTTGGGTTGCAAAACTCTCATTCATAACTGCCTTTTCCTATGTATTGAATATTTTTAGCCTCAGAATTCTTTGCTCAAGTTACTTATTTGTTATGAATTGCACATCGGATTCCACATCTATGCTggattttcgagagctaaaaatTTGCATGGCAGTAAAACCTGCACTCTTCTCCTTGTGTAGATCTTTTTGGAGCCAAAGGAGCGCAATAACACCGAGTACAAGCTGGAGACTTTCACTGGAGTGTACCGCAAGCTCTGCGGGAAGGACGTCGTATTCGAGTATCCCATCAATGAGAATGcttaaatatgtgtttttttttctttttgcttttgattTAGCCGAGTGTTTCAAAATCGTTTCTATGTTGCTCGaaagtatttgaatttttgtcgATGGTATGATGTTTAAGTGCTATCATCAAATCGTTTTGGGCTCTGAATCAACTTtcataatttattatgtttatttaattttgaacaACTTCCATTAGTGTGCGAATGACCTGATGTTGGTGCGCAAAAGCATATCTTGTTAACTTTAACAATCGTGCTCTCTTTCAAATGTTGGTCACGTAAGATGCTCGTGCTTGTATGAATTTTGTTATATGCGACTCGGGTACACACAATTTTCTGAAATAGATGCTTGGACGTTAAAAGCttctttttcactatttagCCTTTATGTATTTTAAATGTAGATGCTTTGAATTCCAAAATTAATTGACTATTCTGAATATTAATTATCGTCATTTCATTTTACCATTCTTACCAATCGTAAATTGAATGTTTTTTTGTTCTGCAACTCCGAGTTCGAGTAGTGGCCGTCTAATTTGTACGATGACCATCTAGCCAAGGTGGCTGGTTCGTGTAGTGACGGTCGAGTCCAAGTGGTTAAAGAATGTGTAaagcaatatttttttagtgGGTTTTCCCAATAGAGTTTTAGACAAAGGGTTTTCCCAATAGAGTTTTAGACAAAGCAATATACAAAACTATGGGCAAAACTTTAATAGGGAGCTCCCTAACTTAAGATTAACGCATATCAAGAAATTCactgtataatttttatactaaatttttttaaaaaattaaattttggaagTGAGTATTATAACTACGGTGCAGATTAAGGCCACAGGATTAGAAAGGATTTTTAAGTTAGAAGTGATCTTATCAAGCCAAATGAGAAAATACACGgccttccttcttcttttcccattttttcttttgtttccaaatttctctctcctcctccacaATAAAGTGAATAAACTCCAAATCCAACGGAATCTCGGGTACACGGAGTCGAGCTCGTAGAAAGAGGCAAAACTAAAGCTTATCTCCACGCGATGCAATATGAGTTATggtttaaaactaaaatattcaAAGTTCAGGGACCAGGTTGCAATATTGCCTTAAAGTACGGACCACTCTCCGTACATTGGGCCCTTTAAACCTGACACTCGGGATTGCGTACAATGACCAGACCCAACAGTATAATTCGGAGCCCAGCCCATTATACCTATTCAAATCGGTCCAAGCCTACTAGTAAATGGGCCTAAAATCAATTGATCCGGGCCCAAAGTCAATCGAGCTCGAGGAGATGGTTGGGCTcgctcctctctcttcttccccgctccctcctcctctccctctccgcccCCTTCGTGAACTCCGCCGCGCTTCTCCAT from Ananas comosus cultivar F153 linkage group 18, ASM154086v1, whole genome shotgun sequence encodes:
- the LOC109723909 gene encoding 40S ribosomal protein S7, encoding MYTASKKIQKDKGLEPTEFEDTVAQALFDLENGNQELKSDLKDLYINSAVQMDVAGNKKAVVIHVPYRLRKSFRKIHVRLVRELEKKFSGKDVILVATRRIMRPPKKGSAVVRPRSRTLTAVHEGILEDVVYPAEIVGKRIRYRLDGSKIMKIFLEPKERNNTEYKLETFTGVYRKLCGKDVVFEYPINENA